The segment TATGGTTTAGTACAACCCATGTACTACTCTACtcttatataaaatacaaagtTAAAGGCCATAATCCTAACTAAATTCCAGTAGAATAAATGTATATTTAAGTTGTCTTATACtactattttccttatttagatcACTAGTTAAGAACTTACCTATTATAGGCTTTAAAGTAACCTGATTGTGAAAAGGAACTTCAACGGTCGGTGGATATTAGGGGAACTCCATGAGTAATACTTATGAGGGAATCTGTGTACTATCTTATGGGGACAATATATGGAATAGATATGCaagtattagtaatacatagaTTCAAATAGCTAAAATGACAAAGCCAACCCAGATAAAATTCCATTGTGTTTTAAGTAGTAAACATATTAATACATTATACGCTATTTTTATATACGTCAATGCAAACATCCATCAAGGGATAACCCATTATCACAACCCCTAGATAACTATTCCTGGATAACTTGTCTTTAAGCCAAACATCTCCGTAGTGCTGAAGGTACTCTCTTTGTggcttttttttcttttggaaggGGGCGCTATTCAGATCAAAAGAAAATTCCCTAGATTAACTAGATTGCACTGCTTGGTCTTTCTTTATTGCTCTACCATAATACCTATATGTATAGATGGGAGAATGAGCTTTATTGGGAAGCTTTCTCAAACtagggaaaaaaataatagaaaaaggaACAGAGAGGGAGCAGGTTAAGAACCTGAAAATCTTGGGATTGTCTGGTTCCATCACCAAAGGACGCTTGCAAAGCTTCTGAAACAGATTGAATGTCTACTCCATCAGGTAGAAATCCCAGAGAAAGGAAGTCATTTGCTAAACCCAGAGAGTCTCGATTAACGAAGTGAACAAGCTGCAGTGCACAGCACTTATCAACTACCAAACATGAATTTATTACGAATACTTGCCAGCTTTTGCTTACAGAACCAATTACGTTAAAAATAGCAAACCCCATGcgtgaaaaataaataagcaaatcaataaataataattgcaaaGATCCAGGAGTGCAGTCATCTGTTGAAACACTGGACATGTAATAGATCAATAATACTTAGACAATCCATGCAGACATCAAGACATGCAATCAGTGGCGGATCCAGAATTTCTTAGTTATGGGTGCTCAACTATTTGTAATTTGAAGTTGGTACCAAAATGGGTGCTCAATtttacatattcatacaaattatattagtGTTGTCTCCAAATGTAATGGGTGCTCAAGCACCCATGCACTTGAATGTGCATCCGTCACTGTATGCAATGCCCTAaagaattgaagtttcaatttTAGAAATTGTTTAAAACACATGCCAACACTATCTTGCTTTTGTAATGCAGTCATCTATACGACTTTGGGATGCGCAATAGGTCAATAAGAACTTCAGACCCCATCCATGTAGACATTAATATATGCAATGCCTTAAAGAACCAAAGCTTCAAATTTAAGGACTATCTAGAAGCGCATGCCAATACTGGAATTAAAGATGTGACCTCTTCCTATTGCAGTATTCCAAAACTCAACAATGAAGTTCAAGGATATAACAGAAGCAGAGCATATGAAGATACACTGAACATTTTTAGACTTAGAAATGTAATGCAActgccaaaaaaaataaaaaatcaatccCAATCAGATCTGAATCATGAGTAAGTGTAAAGCTAGAAAATAAAGTCTTTGCTACCAAACCTCATATCTCCACAAAGTAACAATAGGAACAAATAGTTGATAAGACATATAGTGTAAAATTTTGTAATTCAATGAAGTTCTCGCATCGTCCTAAATTTattcacttttaattaaataataataagaaattagaGCATTCCTtcccaaatcaaatcaaattgatGCTCTCGCTTCCTTCTCAAATCATACTCGAAATCTGATGCTGCCTACATCATCTTACAAAAGATTTTGGACTTTGGAGAGTTATTTTATCTTGTTTAACTCATTCTAAAAGattaatatgttttttcattttttgtgagTTTTCTGGAAATCAAGAAATCAGCGTTTCACAGAGTTGATGCTTTAATTACAAGGTCTTTAGCTCATACACATTAGCTTAGCACTTAGCATGTACTACAGATTCAGATGCCAAGTATCACACCTTCATACTTCATCAGCCTGAGCTCATTTGTGATTGTATGGAGAGCTCTGTGTTTTTTACAGAGAGGTTGGTAGATTTTCTGTCTTTTTTGGGCTTAAAATAGGATTTAAGGCACGAAATGGGCAGAGCTTACTTCTTGTCTGAAATGGACAAGTATGCTCCTAGTGGAGGCAACAAGGGTTTTGAAGGTATCACTACTGGCAAAAGACAAAGTTAAGTTGgggaagaaaatgatgaaaaagaacatcaccccaaagaagagagaagatcTAATAAAAAGAGTACCAGTGGATCAGAAAATAACTGTAACAAACAGGTGTATCGGCTGGAAAGAGCAATAAAAGGGGAAATGAAAAGAGGAGGTTTGGTTGCATAGGCAAATGTTGAGAggatgaataaaattaaaatgctgTAACACCTCTAGATCTTTGATTTATATTTAGAGCCCCAAATCATTTTCTATCACAGCATTCTAGTATAGAAGCTAGAGCATATGGGAATACGATTGCTTCACTAATATACATCACCTACGCTCATGCATCTGAATTTCTTTGTGTGATCCCACCAGTTTCAGCGTACCAAGAACAACAGAtttacactttgtttggatcattgttacccattgtttcataatatattgtattgtattgtactctattgtactgtattgcatggtagatacaatgtttggctagATTGTACTGTTTGTTGTTGTctagtaacattttaattgtttggtttgattgtattgtactatattataatttataaatttacttaaatattcttaattattctagggtaggaagtttgactagatttaaataattaaggtaaagggtaaaatagcattttaaaatattatgtaaagatataattgaaaaaagaaattaagtaacaatgagaacacaccaaattggttgttccataaaatagggtttccattgttacgtaacaacgaaatttaacaatactgtacaatacattttaagtaacaatcaaaacaaacattgtaggtatagTAACAATACTatacaatacaatggataacaatgatccaaacatagtgttaATTAACTCCTTCCCTTCCTTTCATTTCAGAAAGAAATCTCACTCAAAGAGGGATGCTCAGACAGAACAGAAATAGAAACAAGTTAAAAGAAATATCCAAAGAGTAAATGCTCAGCACACTCCAAAAAGAAGTCCTACAATCCAGGTGTCCCGAAGAAAATCCAAGAGATGATTTCATCGGGACTTTGTCTATAATGTATTGCAAGAAAGTGTTTTCTGAAAAAAGGTATAGTAGAAGAAAGAGAACTAAAATACGTAATAGAAATATTCATTCCAAACAGCTCAAGTTTTCAAAAACAGTGGTAACAAAAACCTACACGAGCAACTATAGGTTTCGTCTTGCAGCCCCACCTTAAACAAAAGAAATCACTCACTCTCAAACAATTTAAACTTGGATGAAATGGTCGTAGAACTCTATGAACATTCTACAGGAATTGATGGACCACAACACAGTGATATGCAACAAAACAGGATCTCAAAGACATTCAGAAAAAACTAAAGAGCAATGTCTGTCGGTAACTGCAAATTATTGATGAAGCTAGCTAATACTACTTGAACTAAAGGTGATGACATAAACCCAAACAAATAACAAATGATGACCACATGAAATGCATCCAAACTATATCTCAATACTCCAAAACAGCAGTCAGTCAACCATGAATGATGAGAATTTATCACTAGAGCTGACCACTTTAATAAGTCCAACACGATAGTGACGTGGAATGTCTCCCATCATGCCAAAGTCAAAATAGGCAAGAGATCCATCCTCAGTAGCAACTAGGTTCCCAGGATGAGGATCAGCATGGAAAAACCCCACCTCAAGCAACTGCCTCAATGAGCAGTATAACCCCTGATAAAACAAAAGATATttcacaaagtttaagaacagcACAGAAAGGAGCAGATAAACTCTACGAAGGACGACaacttcctttttattttttattttttgtttaagaaaGACAGCTATTtacttcctttttattttttattttttatttaagaaagaCGGCTATTTACCTGGTCAACAAGTCTCCTCCTGTTTAAGTTTGCTTTCCTCATTCGACTTTCATCTGTCAATTTAATCCCATCTATCCACTCCATCGTAAGCACCTCCTTACGGGTAAAGTTCCAGTATATTTTAGGGACCTTGATACCAACAGTTTTCTGACACTCGACATTATCAGTTACTGCACTCCCTGGGACAGTTTTCTCTTTATCTGTAAGTAAAAGCTAAGTTAGTGTAAATTGAAATGAACAGGGTTAAGGAAATATTTACTGAGCactcaaaaaaatttcacacGCATTAAAGTTCACTTATTTTAAGGTTGCCAAATATTGCTTTTAGATCACTATGCTCTACAACCTAGGGACACATTGCCGGGAAAAGGGAGACGGGAGATGATAGAAAAGGGAAaagaacagaaaataatgcgagAGACGAGAGAGAGTACAAGAGTTCATAGAGAGGCCATTCACGGAGTCATACTCATGAAGTAGAGTATGTTCAAATAAAGTGCAAAAGAACACCCAATTACAGTGAGGGAACCAAGACCAAGCTAGATTCTCAAAACTATTGAAACTGAAGTGACGAAGAGAAGATAAAAgcatatataacaaaataaaatctaataaacaataataaccTCAAAGGGCTTAGATTAGactaaatattaataaaaagaaaaggctCATAAATACCCCTCACATATGGGAGAAGGTTCATAATTACCCTCCTTCCACCTTGCTCTAAAAATACCCCAACATATTTTTTGGCTTAAGAATACCCCTAACCTACTGGAAATAGCTCAACCCCCCCCCCAAATCCCACCCCAGACATTATACTCTCATGACCCAAATATATTCCATGACATTCAATCTACATTTGTGCTGACTAGTTCCAAAAAATGGAAGGGAAAAAAGATATTCCATAATACCACAACTAATAAAGCAATGCCTGGAAGAAACTTACTACTGCATGCATAAAGAGATGCGAATCTTTCGGCATTTTGTGCTTCCAGGATGTAGTCAATTTCTTCGAACATGTGTCTCACCTATCCATTCAAGCAAAACCCCTGGGGTTAGCAAGTATATAATTGGCAACTATTTAAAAGAAGTCATATTTACAGAAAATGGGGAAATAAGAGGATAATGAACCAATTAGGAAATGAGACATATGATGAGCTAAAAGCAATTACTAAAATACAACTTTGCCGGCTTTCTTTGATTTAGTCTGTTAACAAAGAACAGGTTAAGAACTAGTGGCCAATTGATAGTGTCATCTTTAGAGTAAACTCGAGATATTTTTCCTCTGCCCTAATAGCTATTGGTTGAGTTGTTCAGTTTCTAATCAAGGATTTGATTTATTAACTGTTGCAGCCGTTTCATTCAGCTGTGCCAAGTGCACCTTGTAAATTTGACTATACATGCATTAGCTGAATCAGAATTCACCTCATAATCATTCCAAAGAACTAGCAATAGACTAGTAATATACTCCTTGAGATAAAGAGAGTCTTGATGTATAACCGATCACATTCACTGACGCATTGTGTTCCAGATATCATCTTCCGAAGTACAGAAACATAAGATGGAAATTTGGAATCTCACCATCTCATTGACAGCTACCAACAGATCCTTACGAGCTTTTGCAAATCTTTTTAGTTGGCCACCAATCATGTGAAATAACATAGCGTCCAGTGTCAGTAAATGAGACATATGAGGCCTCTGGACCTTAACAGCCACCAGCTCCCCAGAATGCAAATGAGCTGCAAAACTTGAAGCCAAGAAGAAACATTAAAAGCTTGAATACCATTGTGCAAGGCACTCACTCTTCTAAAACCCGTTACGTTCCCCTAGTAGATTTATCTTCAAAACGAATTAACCTACAAAGAGACGCCCAAGAGCCAGAAGTATTATAGGAATGAATGCATCATGACATCGTAAGATGTATCACCAGAATGAATTAGTTGGTGCTAGAAATGTTAGAAAAAGTGAATGATATCTTGGATCAACAGAATGACCAGTTTTTTTGTCTCGATAACCACTCTTAGGGAAGGTTCCACGTGGTGTTGGATATAGAAGGTTCCTTCCAGAAGATAAGGTAAAAGGTTAGGAAAAGGAAGAAAGTGAGAAGTAATGGAACACCATAGAGCTCTAATCAACGACAATGGCAGAGGAACACCCAAAAAAATTCAAGCTCTAACCTTTATATACTTGGCCGAGAGATGCTGCAGCAATTGGCTCCTTGCTAATGTCAGCAAATACTTGTGAAACGCAAACACCCAACTGGGACTCAATAGATCTTCTTGCAAGATGAGTTGGAAATGGGGGGATTTGATCCTGGCAAGATGAGAAGTACAAATTAAAGGATAATACATTATGATGAGAGATCTTATCCAGCTTTCAAAAATACAACACTTCTTTCCTCCCATTTTTATTAAGCAATAGGGCTGGAAGGTACTTGTAGAATAGAAGGCCACAAGCTGGAGATGCAAATCAGCCATTTTAAGGATTTGAACTTCCTTTTGAATAAAGGTTTGAGGTCCAGGATATCTTTTTgtaataaaacatttaaaagatGAGACATGCTTGGGACAAATCAGCATAAAAGAATGTAATGGTAAGTTGGGATATGACCATAGTAGCAGCACTGAAGTTTTAAGTTTACCTGTAACTTTGCAAGTTCTTGACAATACACTTTTGGTAATATGTCCGGCCTTGTGCTTAAAGCTTGTCCCAGCTGTTATTCAAACAATTGCAGAATTAACCATAAGACCTTTTTCCCTGCTGGAGACAAGTTACAAGCTCCTGTTGGAACCCAGGGCTGATGCACCATGTAAGCAATCTGAAATTACAAGGGCTCTTTGGCCCATTTAACCACATAGAATTGATATCACACATGACTATATGTAGTCAATAAAGAAGAAGCATATCACATCAGCAGAATATTTTTTCGATAATGGTGTTCTATCTATCATATTGATGAAGTGGCATCACTGATCAAATACATTCTCTTGCCATTTCATGGATACATCAAAGAAGACCTCAATTCACCCTCATCCCATCCCCACCCCAcccaaaaaaatcatttgagtACATCAGAAAATAGATGCAAGTACAAATTTCTAATCCCATCCTAAGCAAAACCAATTGTGAGGAGAAGAACAGAGACAATCAACCATCCTTTTTTACATTGCAAGTAACTGAACAACTTTGGAGGATTTTCCTCAATTCAAAAGGGATCATGTGAGTGATGCCAAGAGATACACTTGAATTGCTGGAACAAATATAGCACTCACTCAGAACAGAAAGAGAGATGGAAGATTGTCCCTGCTTGCATTTGGTGGACAGTTtggaaagagagaaatcaaAGGTGTTTTGAAGAAGATAATAGCTCTACCCAGAGTCTGAAGATGAAGTGCCTAGCCCTTTCCTTTTTTAGGTGTAAACATGCATGTATGGAAGACAGAATCTTTCTGCTGGCGTACTAGGATCTTTGTAAGTAGGTTATAGCTTAGTACCTCTTCCTATATTCCCTTGTAAATATGGGCAGGTGCAGATTTTATGCATCAAATAGTTACATCAAAAAAGAAAccttctaaaaaataaaagcaacGAGTcccatatacatataatatccTAACCATTCTTTTGCCAACAAGGAAGCAGTAAATGCACTCTTTGCACTATATATACACGTATTTAATGCCACCTACACCTCCTTCTCAATTCTTGTTTTGCATCATTCCTCTGCCAATAAGTAAGATATAAAAGCATAATTTGCACAAAATACCTAGTAAGGAACCAAGTTTAGTTATTCTCTGAATAAGTATTTTCATCTTTGTCCACTCTTCTCCTAACCCACATGTTCGTGAATAGTATTTACAAGGTAAGGCAATTGAACTCTGTGATTGAATGAGTTTCTAAAGCGCTGGCCAGGTTACACGACCGATTTGTAAGACTCTGATTCTTCACCCCAACCCACCCCTCGGTTGATCAGTAAAGCAGGGCAGACAATTTTTTGAGAAtagtataattaaattaaaaaaatacttaaagtCCAGGCTACACATGTTCCTTGGTTAGAGCAGAATAACTCAATAAACCTCTCCCTGTCTACTTAAATTCTttcatatttgaattgatatcAACATTTCCAAAAGAACAGGCAGAAGCTTCTGGTCTACTCCTATGTACAGGTAACCGGAATtcaaaatatatcatcttgacTTAAAAGAGCATGTAAGAATGAAATTTCCTCCATTAGTTTCGGCTGTGGATGATGCTTGACAATCAAATTCAGTGCGTGAAATTAAATGTACTAATCTATTAGCTATAGAAAGTAAAGAAACCTGCTAAGTTTAAATACGAGCACTTCTGGCGGTCAAAAGCTTTTGCCTAAAAACCAGTGTTTCCTATCTAgtattatctatatataatagggAAAATAGATTCTGAATAATATGCCTCTTTGAGGTCTCCGGTTATGCCTGTAACCTGAGCTTAAATATCTTCTATATTGGCGTGTCAATGTATTCCACAATCTGAAATGCAAATTCAGAATGGAACAGAGAAGTGAGCCTGGCCTCTGGGCAGTGGCAGACTTCACCCAACAATTTATGCTCCTTCCATGTAATGATGATGAGGCACGACATCATGTACATTCTCCTACGAAATTAGTTGTAAGCCTATTGAAGCAGTATCCTCACCCCTCGTAAAAACAGCACCAAGAACAGAAGTGGTAATAGACTACACCACAGCAGACATATATGAATACTTCTACAAATAATGATGATGTTCTACACCAACATAAGAAGATAAGATGGTCTTAACAGATAGTGTAGCTTGCCTTTATGTAGAAAGGACCCAAGTCGATAAGAGTTTCTCGGAACTGCAAATAAAAGAAGTAAACTCATTGTTAAGGTCTGCGTGGACAACCAATTAATCACTTGAAACTCAGTAATAGATGGAACCATAAAcaacagtaaagaacaaataaaaccCAAAACAAGAAAGCCTCTGTCTTAGTAAAATCTGAAAACCAATCTAgtgaattatttgaaaatacaCATTAGATGAAATATGACTTATAAGATGGGCAAAGTAGGCTATGAGTAgaaccacaaaattaattatcaaaccAAGACTAGCCATCCTCATCCAACACAAAGTGCAAGGCAACTGAAACCGTATTTTTTAACAGCCGGACTCTTTAAGGAGCAGCAATTGAACGATTCGCAGATGTAGAGGTGTCAACAAGCTCAGAACAATTGCAGGAAAGCATATCTTAATACTTTAATTCAACAACAGGTGATTGCTTGACAAAAATGCATTGAAAAGTTCCCATTCAAATCACTATAATAAGTAAATACCTAAATGAAGGTATTCcgagtaaaatttaaaatatatagtatCAAAGAACTACATTCAAATACAGTGTTGCCCATTTTCgccatctttatttttctgtCACATCAATAAGGAAAGGGTGTTTCGAGGCACACTAACTGTTAATTGGGATAAATAAAGTAGTATGGTTAAAGCATGTGAAGTTAGTTCCAGTACTCCCAACAGAAGAAGAAATAGAGGTTTTAGTAGTATGGTTAAAGCATATGAAGTTAGTTCAGGTACTCCCAACAGAAGAAGAATTAGAGGTTTTCCTTTCTCCaacttttccattttatcatAGCAAGATGCTAGAAAATACTGAACAAATAATGGAAGTCATTTCACAGCTTTCATGCTCTGAAGCTGAAAAATCCATTTGATACAATCTTGCTTTTCTGTCAAAATGCCTACAGAACACCTACAGTGAAAAATATCTGATCCATTGTATGCAATAGACCGAATAGACAGCACACTCTGTGTCATCTGTCAATAGAACACCTACAGTAAAAAATATCTGATCCATTGTATGCAATAGACCGAATAGACAGCACACTGTCATCTGTCAATAGAACACCTACAGTAAAAAATCAAACCTTTCGGGTAGAACATCATTGGAGAACTGAATATACCTTAACAGCACGTCTTCTTAAGTCATGGACAAATAAGCGCCAGACGGTTAGCTTCAACACATAGAACGAAATAATGGCTGCTCTGTACAAAGCCATGAATGGGCCAAAACGATATAATGATGAAAGGCTTTTCGACTTATAAGTAAGTGCATGACCGAATTCGCTTTCTAGTGATTCCTTCCTCAACCTAGCATACTCAGCAGTTGGCCTTTCTCCATGCACACTGGAAAAACCAGTAGAAAAGCTGCACCAAAAGCGCATTAACTCATTAATTCTTTGGGAATAAAATGTTCCACTACAGAATGTATGCACAAATGTTAGACTACAAGATAAAAATGAGGGTGGTGAAGCCAATAAATTGATCAATAATGCAAAAGAGAAGTACAAGGGCGTTTTGGAAGCAATATTGAACTGGTTCAGTAATCAGTCACAAATCAAGAGAGAGAGGAGAACAATATTCATTCACTTACTATTTTGGGGTTGACACAAAATTGCCATGGTTTCCAGCTAAAACAACCTCAGGAAAACTACTGGATGAGTATTCCCACCAAGCAGTCTCAACTGAGCAGCCAAAACGCAGAGCTGAAAAGAAGTCAGGGTGGAAAAATaaccacttaatttttttattagttgaaCAAGTTTGAGTGATGACATAATATCAGAAGCTCATTTAAAAGCTATAACTTCATCAGTAATAAGCAGAGGGTGATGACAGCTACAGCGAGAAAATATGAGGAACGCTAAAAAAGGTGACAGCTACAACAATTAATATTTCACAAGCAAGAGGCTGGTTCTAGGGGAGGGGAGGGGAGGGGATAGAAATCCAATAAAGTGAGTGAATTCAAAAGGATCCCATATATAATATGTTAAAACTTGAAAGTAACAAACTAAAGggataatacataaatatacgcTCAAACTTAACTTCAGCTAGCAAGTAAACGCTCCAACTTTAAGAGTGCATATCTAGGCACCTTACTACAGATGGTCTCAATTGAAAACCAAACACTCCAACTCGTCACCACTTAATCTCTGGATACAATTTTAGAGGTGTATAGATGATCATTTGGTAAGTTGGAGTGTTCAACAAACACAATGGAAATGATTTGAGCTATCTACATGCGCACACTCAAAGTTTGAGTGCTTACCCACTGAGGCCAAATTTCAGCatctatttatgtattatgcctaaattAAACCATGAAGAGTAAATTCCTTTTAGGATTTTCACTCTCTCTTTCTCTAAATAGCAGACAGGGATAGCGAAATTTACATAATCTACATCAGGAATCGGCACTCCTTAATTACAGAAAACCTAACACACACTGTTAAATGGTGTATGCTATTTGCTAGCAATATTGTGTCATTTGACGAAACCAGTGAGAGTGCACTCTAACTCTGTAAACTAAAGGTTACAGTGAAGTTTAGGTGAGATTCCAGTGCCTAAATTCAAACAATTCAGATATCTATGTATGATTAGCACTATATAATAAGCAAACAATATTCTGAATGAAGGAACACttccatataaaataaaattacgcAGCTAATTCGGTGAAGAAGTACTAATAAAAATGGCAAATTACTTGGGGACAGGACTGCCAGACGCCGTCGGTTAAGGCATGAAATGATACTCCTCATCGGCAATGTTGGGTGTTCGCATAACCTTGCCCAGCGATGTATGTCCTGTGCATATAAAGTGTTTGAGAATATGCCTCTGAAAAACTTAATTCAGGCAGGTGCCAACGGTGCGGTGCTTCTTTCGCTATTTTCTTTGCTATTAGCTTAGGGGGCCTAACAATGCGCCACGTTCCACATACGTGGCTCACAGTGAGAGTCAGCAACTGAAAATGTACAAATGGTGCTGCGGAAAAACAATCTCTAAACTACTTATCATAGAACAATTATAtcctattttaaatttatgaaaatggAATTAGAAAACATATAGTGTTTTATTAGAATTTCATCTTCAAGTTAGAATTTtcttaatgatttttaaaataagcctattttaattaaaataattaagttttatgattaaattaaattatacatatacaattaggTTGAACTCAAACTAACTTATAGTCAATTAATACTTTACATCAAGCTCGAGCTAGATCACTATTATCTTTTTTCGTATTTGTTCTCAATCAGGGGCGAATCCACCTTGTCCAAAGGGATGTCAAGCGCTTCGTcggaaaaattacattataGGTAGAGgtcaaattttagtttaataaatatatatacaagcaTTGAAACGCCTTGATACAAGTAAAATATCTAGTCTAGTAATTTTAAGATTTTGCAAAAAAACTCaacttatattataattattttttttcttttcgagtcaagatttaaaaattatattacaccattaattattatttaaaaaaaatcataaatttgagGCATACATATTATAACATTTACTtgccttttatttttaatttaaaaaaagtaaataatgtACCAAATTAAAGCTCACCTTTgactaaaaatacataaaatggAACATAGTAGAGGGCAAGAGGCACA is part of the Solanum pennellii chromosome 8, SPENNV200 genome and harbors:
- the LOC107026842 gene encoding uncharacterized protein LOC107026842 — translated: MRSIISCLNRRRLAVLSPTLRFGCSVETAWWEYSSSSFPEVVLAGNHGNFVSTPKYFSTGFSSVHGERPTAEYARLRKESLESEFGHALTYKSKSLSSLYRFGPFMALYRAAIISFYVLKLTVWRLFVHDLRRRAVKFRETLIDLGPFYIKLGQALSTRPDILPKVYCQELAKLQDQIPPFPTHLARRSIESQLGVCVSQVFADISKEPIAAASLGQVYKAHLHSGELVAVKVQRPHMSHLLTLDAMLFHMIGGQLKRFAKARKDLLVAVNEMVRHMFEEIDYILEAQNAERFASLYACSNKEKTVPGSAVTDNVECQKTVGIKVPKIYWNFTRKEVLTMEWIDGIKLTDESRMRKANLNRRRLVDQGLYCSLRQLLEVGFFHADPHPGNLVATEDGSLAYFDFGMMGDIPRHYRVGLIKVLVHFVNRDSLGLANDFLSLGFLPDGVDIQSVSEALQASFGDGTRQSQDFQGIMNQLYDVMYEFNFSLPPDYALVIRALGSLEGTAKALDPDFKVVESAYPFVIGRLLVDPTPDMRRILRELLIRNDGSIRWNRLERLIAAISQQASETEGETQESYSDPLGSFDIRAVVSATEDLFQFILSDKGSRVRVFLVRDIVKAADVFYQDEFLNNLLDEKLRARRLFGYEEHGIIDRVMSGFHSLGRAVKLAPDLWSAMLIRLVVKPEFQKFACDTSSALISHFKYHLPVSFWMGISQLLHRVVEKDEDEVL